Within the Pseudomonas orientalis genome, the region CCACAGCTCGGCATCGACCGGCGTGCGTTCCGGCACCGGCACGATGGCGCCCATGCGGTACGGCGTACCAAAGAAGATCACCCCGGCGGCCCGGAGGCTGCGGGGCTTGCCGATGCGCAGGTAAGTGGCCTTGACCTGCTCGGCGCAGGTGGCGCACAGGGCCGCGTTAAACGCTTTCATCGGGCCGGCCGGGTCGGGGCGCGGGCCTTCGTTGCGAAACTCGGCGAGGGTCAGGCTCCAGGGACCGACTTGAATGTCCCCGGCGACCCGCTCGCCAATACCGGCATCCCCGCGAAACAGGGCG harbors:
- a CDS encoding thiamine pyrophosphate-binding protein is translated as MSRVVAKPSSPLRAWWLKWRFHINILLLLVPLGFMPKYFADAALFRGDAGIGERVAGDIQVGPWSLTLAEFRNEGPRPDPAGPMKAFNAALCATCAEQVKATYLRIGKPRSLRAAGVIFFGTPYRMGAIVPVPERTPVDAELWVTMEGWDGTLHQGSIPLSQASPATIAWLNKQGVKP